CACAAAGGTAGCATGGGAAATGAGGTTACCCACAGTCATGAATCTCTTAACCATTATTTCAGTCAATGCGGCACCGCTATCCGCAGTCTTTTTGGCTAAGAAATTCGGGCTGAGGAAGAAGAAGACAGAAAGAAGAACGATCAAAATTAAAGGAATTATTGCAAAAGTGACCTTTGACATTTATCCTCCTATACTTACAGACAATCTATGGCATTCCCCCAGATCAAAATAAGGGGAATAGCTGTAATCAACGGAAATTGTATTCAACTTCAAGCCAAAACCCAAGCTTAACCCCGTCAGAAAATCGAGTCCGTTGTTTCCGGTTCTCAACGAAGATAAAAGAGTGTTATAAGAACCCCTGAGTTCAAAATTTTCGAATATTGAATAAGCGCCTCCTATCCTTAAACCTAAATTCATCAGTGAATGAAAAACCAGGTCCATTCCGACCCAACCTTCGTCGGAATACATCATCGCTCCGAAATCTACTTCATAAGGGAATAATTCCCTTGCCTCAATAAAAGGTCTTATTCCCACTCCGATGTTTTTAACCGCCAGTCCCAGTTGAATTTCATATTCTGATAAAAGATAAAGGGCGCCGAGATCCACACCTGCTCCCGCAGCATACAGGGTATCGATATTTGCATAAACACCTTTTACTGTAATCCCCAGGGCAAAATCCTGATAAAAAAATCCTTTTCCGATGTTTAAATCCAAAAAATGAACCCCGAAACTTCCATACTCCTGACCGAATTCATCAGTCTTTTTTAAAGACCCTCCATTAAAATATTTAATACCCATACCGAACTGATCTTTCTCATAACCGACATATCCGAAATGTGTATCAGCAATGTAATGAAGATAAGAAGCTGAGTAGTAAGAACCGACTGTATACGCCAAGCCTGCAGGATTATAGGAAACACTGTAACCATCTCCCACCTGTGCATAACCCATACCCACCCGCTGGGCGATCGGATCCACACTCAAATACTCAAATCCTATAGTTGCACTCAGCATCAAGATATATATCGCCATTGCTTCTCCAACAAAAGATTATATTAACAATTAATAGAAAGTCAAGAGCTTTCTGGCTCTACTTCCGTCTCTCCAGAAAGGCGGCATACCACACGGGGTAAGAGTTTCTGCTTTTTAGCCGCCGCATTATTTATAATCTTGGCGAAGATAAGTCCCAAGCCGAACCCCACCAACCCGAAAATTACGGTATAGAGGTCATTAAGACTGTTCCCGATAAAAATCCCGATAAGCGCCATGATAACCGGTATCCCGAAAAGCAGAAACATCGCCGTCAAACCGCTTCTTGGGGAAACCTCAATAACGACTTCATCACCGACATCCAATTTCAAACTGCTCTTTGCTTCAACAATTCGAAGGTCTCCGGCAGGATGGCATAGTTCAGCCGCAGGACATTTTTTACAGGCGTCGCCGGGTTCAATGTTTATCTTCACCACCTGTTCTCCAACCTCAACCACCTTCCCTTTCTCACGCATACAAAAGTATATACCAAACATAGATAATGTCAATGGTGGTCCCGGCAGGAAGGATGTTCACAAAGTATATTGACACTGGGGTTGAAATAGTTATAATATAAACCATGGAGGTTTTTGATGCATAGAGTTTGGATTTTTCTTTTTTTAATAAGCTCTTTACTCTCCGGAGCTAAACGGCCCGGCGCGGTCTTCCTTATGATCTGGCCGGGTGCCCGACCAACATCATTCAGCGGTGCCTTCACTGCGATTGCTGATGATCCCACTGCATGTTATTATAATCAGGCGGGTCTCGGATTCATCGAACACACAATGGTCACCCTCCAGCATGCAAACTGGCTGCCGGGTCTGCATCCTGATATGTACTATGAATTTGCAGGCGTGACCAAACCGTTCAAATTCGGCACACTCGGATTTGACATCATCTATTTGACAACCGGTGAAACAGAAGTCCGCGATGAACAGGGCAGATATCTTGGGGAGTACATCACTTTCGACATCGCCGTCGGTCTGAATTACGGATTTAAATTAAACCCTAAATTGAGTATGGGCATGGGGTGGAAATTCATCTATTCCTTTCTCGTGCCGAGCTGGGTATTTGAAAAGATGCCCGGCCTGGGAATCGACCAGGGAGGTACAGGAGTTACATATGCCTTTGATCTCGGAGTATTATACAAACCGTTCAAGATTCTTTCGATCGGCGGTGCCATTCAGAATATCGGACCAAATATCAGTTACACAGAAAGTGGTTCTTCAGACCCCCTTCCATACACACTACGGACAGGAATGAAATTCGAGCCGATAAATTCCAGAATTATCCGTATCGCCCTGACTGCGGATATAATAAAAATCCTTGTGGGTATGTTCGCCCAGGAAGAAAACTCTTTCTTTGAGAATCTTGCCTATGAACTTGATGAAGCGTGGAAGTCCGTGGGGCTTGAGATCGACTATTACAACTTCATCAAATTAAGAGGCGGATATTTTCTGGATAAAGAAGGTAAAAGGGAAGGATTCACTTTCGGCGGTGGAATCCAAGCCGCTGGTTTTTCCCTTGATGTCGGAATCGATCAGGCAATCTATGATTTCAAGACCACAAACAGAAAATTCTCCCTTTCTTATCGTTTTTAATTCCTAATAATCCGTTGTTGTCATTATCCGCGGACCGATGATACTCTTGACTGGTGCAACCGGCTTCATCGGGAAAAATCTTGTCCCTGAATTAGCAGGGGACCACGCACTGAAAATCCTCGTGAGAAAGACATCTAACATTACCCCCTTCCTAAATCTTAAAAATATCAAAATAGTCTACGGTGACTTGGAAAAAAATATGGGAATCGATGACGCTTTGAATAATACCGAGCTCGTCATCCATTGCGCGGCAAGAACCATAGGCAGGAATTACATTGAATACTACCGAATGAACACCCTCGGAACCGCATATCTCGTACAGGCGATGAAAAAGAAGGGGATAAAAAAAATACTCTATTTGAGCAGCCA
This genomic window from candidate division WOR-3 bacterium contains:
- a CDS encoding PorV/PorQ family protein — translated: MHRVWIFLFLISSLLSGAKRPGAVFLMIWPGARPTSFSGAFTAIADDPTACYYNQAGLGFIEHTMVTLQHANWLPGLHPDMYYEFAGVTKPFKFGTLGFDIIYLTTGETEVRDEQGRYLGEYITFDIAVGLNYGFKLNPKLSMGMGWKFIYSFLVPSWVFEKMPGLGIDQGGTGVTYAFDLGVLYKPFKILSIGGAIQNIGPNISYTESGSSDPLPYTLRTGMKFEPINSRIIRIALTADIIKILVGMFAQEENSFFENLAYELDEAWKSVGLEIDYYNFIKLRGGYFLDKEGKREGFTFGGGIQAAGFSLDVGIDQAIYDFKTTNRKFSLSYRF